A stretch of the Schistocerca serialis cubense isolate TAMUIC-IGC-003099 chromosome 2, iqSchSeri2.2, whole genome shotgun sequence genome encodes the following:
- the LOC126455631 gene encoding odorant receptor Or2-like: MHPIALTQFMLSVMAACVTLFLESYSPDSSSVLNSVSYLPTPGIQVYLYCWSAHNVLEEGAAVSEAAYGCSWYEGSPRFKRALRIVMCRAQKPLVVTAGKLYPISRATFVSLVNASYTYYALLSRVHNRG; this comes from the exons ATGCATCCAATCGCCTTAACTCAGTTCATGCTGAGCGTCATGGCTGCATGCGTCACCCTCTTCCTGGAATCATAC AGCCCCGACAGCAGCTCCGTCCTGAACAGCGTGTCCTATCTGCCCACACCCGGCATCCAGGTCTATTTGTACTGCTGGAGTGCACACAACGTTCTCGAAGAG GGGGCTGCGGTGTCGGAGGCGGCGTACGGCTGCTCGTGGTACGAGGGCAGCCCGCGTTTCAAGCGAGCTCTCCGCATCGTCATGTGTCGCGCGCAGAAGCCGCTGGTGGTCACCGCGGGCAAGCTCTACCCCATCAGCAGGGCCACCTTCGTCTCG CTGGTGAATGCCTCGTATACATATTACGCTTTGCTGAGCCGGGTGCACAACCGAGGCTGA